The DNA segment TTGGTTACTTTTCTTTCGGCGAAGCACAAAATTACAGGATAGTAATTTTGCACAGCGAAGCTGCCCGAAGGGTAAAGGCCATGGATGGCCTTTATGAAAAAAAGTGACTCACCAGGAGACGAAAATAAATCTGAAATTGTAAGAGAATGTTAGGTATTGTCATCCAAACCATAAAAGAATTTATTTAATTATGAAAACCCTAAGCTTCTAGAGTAATCCTTAAAAATTTTATTACACGTTGAGTTTTCAATATGAACATAAACAGGGCAATTGTATAAATATTGAATAGATTCAGCTATAGAATCTCGATCACTTTTTGACATTTCAAAAGCAGTTGCGATGCATTTAATAGCATTCTCGCTGTCATATCCATTGGAGCTTCCACGAAGTAAATTCATATTCAATCGATGAAAAGCAAAGCCTAAAAATACTAACCGCTCAGCATTTTTCATATTAGCTTCTAGTATTTCCATAGACTCAGAATGGGCGCCCTCTGTAAATGTTCTGATTCCATTCGCATAGGCAACCAACTGACTAACATGAAGTTCGCCGCCAAACTCTATCGCTACCGACCTCTTAGGATTAAGCCATGAAAGGGCACCAACAGTCCCGTAAGGGTGAATAATTGTTAAATTACTAATTATTGAGGCTGCCGCATCCTGTGAAAGACGGTAATAACTCGTTAGTGCTTGCAGAAGAAAATGTTCAACACATCGGTCATAATTAAAGATAATCAAAGTAATATTCTGGAATCTTAGTAGGAGGTCTTCAACACTACAATTCTCTGTAATGGTTCGAAAAAATAACAGATACCAAGTTTTTTCAAGAGAAGAAAAATTTAATGTTCTCTGACCATTATTCCTATCGAAAAATAGCTTGCTTCCTTTTTCGGCTTTTAAAATAGATTTTGTGATGGCTAACTTTCCACAGAGAGCTAACTTATCATTTTCTCTTTGTGAATCTATAAAATTATCAATTGATATTGCCAATGGCATATTTTCACTAATATGTCGGCACTCACGCAAATACTCATTTAGCGAATTGAATGTTCTATCTTCTTCTGTATGAAGCCTCAACGATTGCTGAATTTCATAATCACCAGATGTTTGCTCGTGGTGATTAAACTTCATATTCAATAGTGTTGCTATTTCACCTTTCAGCATATCGCCTGTAGGTAAATTAGCCTCATAACTGGCGCCCGCTCCTATGACATAAACTGTTTTCAAGATTTTAAACCTCCATATCAACTGAATTAATGAGCCAGCAAAAAGTCTATTATATTTAAAACAAAAAACGGGCTGATTTCTCAATCAGCCCGTTTCGTTTTCAACTACTTATTAGTCATTAAAAAACTTCTTAACCCCATCCAACCAACTCGATTGTTTGGGCGAGAACTTCCCGCCTTTCATACTCGCTTGGAAATCTCTCAGCATTTCTTTCTGCTTGTTAGTGAGGTTCACCGGAGTCTCCACCACTACACGACAGAGCAAATCCCCCACTCCACCGCCGCGCACTGGCGTTACACCTTTACCGCGTAACTTAAACAACTTACCGGTTTGCGTTTCTGCCGGAACTTTTAATTTCACGCGACCATCTAATGTTGGAACTTCCAATTCACCGCCAAGCGCCGCATCCACAAAATCAATGGGAACTTCGCAATATAAATCTGCGCCTTCGCGTTTGAAGATGGCGTGTTCGCGCACGTGAACTTGCACGTATAAATCACCTGATGGCCCACCGGATTCACCTGCTTCGCCTTCGCCACTTAAACGAATGCGATCACCGGTATCAACACCTGCTGGTACTTTAACTTGCAGAGTTTTGGTTTCTTCTACGCGGCCCTGACCGTTACAAGATTTGCAGGGGTCAGCAATAATAGTTCCGCGACCGCGGCAATTCGGGCAGGTTTGTTGTACGGAGAAAAAGCCTTGCTGCATGCGCACTTGGCCGTGGCCGCCACAAGTTGTACAGGTAACAGGTTTGCTGCCTGCTTTTGCGCCGGAACCATCACAGGTTTTGCACGAAACCAGCGTAGGAACTTTGATTTGTGTGGTGGTGCCTTTTACCGCTTCTTCTAAATTTAATTCGAGGTTGTAGCGTAAATCGGAGCCACGTGTTGGCCCACCGCGACGGCCACCACCGCCACCAAAAATATCGCCAAAGACATCGCCGAAAATATCGCTGAAGTTGCTATAGCCTGCACCGCCGCCACCGCCTGCTTGACCTTCTACGCCCGCGTGACCGAAGCGATCATAGGCAGCGCGTTTTTGGTCGTCCGACAGAACTTCATAAGCTTCGTTTGCTTCTTTGAATTTTTCTTCGGCTTTTGGATCATCCGGATTTCTATCGGGGTGAAATTTCATCGCCACGCGGCGATAGGCTTTTTTCAAATCAGCAGCGTCTACGCCTTTTTCGACGCCGAGCACTTCGTAATAATCGCGTTTTGCCATGGTTACACCAATTCACCAATATTTATTTGGTTTCTGCTGTCATTCTCAACTACGCGTTCCGGCGAGCGAAAATCCAGCTTTTAAGGAATGAAAATCAAGAGCTGGATCCCCGCAAGCGGCTGGCGCCTAGCTGAGGATGACGACTCCCTATTAGAATAAATTTCTTAAGTTTCTTACACGACAAATGCGGGCAAGCCCGCATTTGTTTTATCATTTACATGCGGCAAATTTTTTAGAATTTACCGCATGCAACTTACTTGTCTTTTACTTCTTCAAACTCAGCATCTACAACACCATCATCTTCTGGTTTGCCGCCAGCTTGTTGCGCACCTGGGCCACCCTGTGCGCCAGCTGCTTGCTGCTCAGCGTAAAGTTTTTGTGCGAGTGAGCCAGAAGCTTCAGTCAACTTGGTGGTTGCAGCTTCAATCTTCGCCAGATCATCTGCTTTCAACGCATCACGTGCTTCAGTCAACGCAGCTTCAATTGCAGATTTTTCTTCTGCAGTTGCTTTATCGCCCGCTTCTTTTACGGTTTTTTCAGTTGCGTGAATCAAACCGTCAAGTGTGTTGCGTGCAGTGACTACTTCAGCAAACTTGCGATCTGCTTCTGCGTTTGCTTCTGCGTCTTTTACCATTTTTTCGATTTCAGCATCAGACAAACCAGATGATGCTTTGATCACGATGGATTGCTCTTTGCCAGTTGCTTTGTCTTTCGCGCTTACATTCAAAATACCGTTAGCGTCGATGTCAAAAGTAACTTCGATTTGCGGCATGCCACGTGGCGCTGGTGGAATGTCACTCAAATCGAAACGACCAAGTGATTTGTTTTGTGATGCTTGTTTGCGCTCACCTTGAACCACGTGAATCGTTACTGCTGACTGGTTGTCATCTGCTGTCGAAAACACTTGTGATTTCTTGGTAGGAATCGTGGTGTTTTTGTCGATCAATGGAGTTGCAACGCCACCCATGGTTTCGATACCGAGAGTTAAGGGAGTTACGTCCAACAACAATACGTTGGTGGTGTCACCAGACAAAACAGAACCTTGAATTGCAGCACCGATTGCTACAGCTTCGTCAGGGTTTACGTCTTTACGTGGCTCTTTGCCGAAGAAATCTGCTACGGCTTTTTGCACTAATGGCATACGGGTTTGACCGCCTACCAAAATGACGTCGTCGATTTTTTTCAAATCTACGCCTGAATCTTTAATCGCTTGTTTTACTGGCTCCATTGAACGAGCCACTAAATCTTCAACCAAAGATTCCAACTTCGCACGAGTTAATTTAACAACCAAGTGTTTTGGGCCAGTTGCATCAGCGGTGATGTATGGCAAATTCACTTCAGTTTGTTGGCTTGATGACAATTCGATTTTCGCTTTTTCTGCCGCTTCTTTTAAGCGTTGCAGTGCGAGCGGATCGTTGTGCAAATCAATGCCAGTATCTTTCTTGAAAGTGTCTGCGAGAAATTCGATCAAACGCATATCGAAATCTTCACCGCCAAGGAATGTATCGCCGTTGGTTGAAAGCACTTCAAATTGGTGTTCGCCATCTACGTCTGCAATTTCGATAATAGAAATATCGAAAGTACCACCACCCAAGTCATAAACTGCGATAGTGCGATCACCTACGCCTTTATCCAAACCGTAAGCCAATGCAGCAGCGGTTGGTTCGTTGATGATACGTTTTACATCCAAGCCTGCGATACGGCCTGCGTCTTTTGTTGCTTGACGTTGTGAGTCATTGAAGTAAGCAGGAACGGTAATTACTGCTTCTGTTACAGATTCGCCGAGATAATCTTCAGCGGTTTTTTTCATTTTCTTTAATACTTCAGCAGAAATTTGTGGCGGTGCTTTTTTATCGCCTTTGATTTCTACCCATGCGTCGCCGTTATCGGCAGCAACGATTTTGTACGGAACCATTTTGATATCTTTCTGTACAACATCGTCTTTAAATTTACGGCCGATCAAACGCTTTACCGCGTACAAAGTGTTGTGCGGGTTGGTTACTGATTGGCGTTTTGCAGATTGGCCGACAAGAATTTCGTCGTCGTTAGTGAACGCAATAATGGATGGCGTGGTGCGATCGCCTTCGGCGTTCTCGATAACTTTTGGCTTGCCGCCTTCTAATACTGATACGCAAGAGTTGGTGGTACCCAAGTCGATGCCGATAATTTTACCCATAATATTGCTCCTCTTATCTCTGATACTTTCTCTGTGACGAGATTTCTCTGTTGCGGCGCGGACCCTTTCTATAAAAAGCAATCAGCGCGATGTTAATTAATGGTGGTTTTGCTTTGCATCTCCTGCATTTTGGCAGCGAGTTGCAGGCTTTTCCCTACCGTTGAAATCTATATTGGAGCTGACAAATGTAATTCAAGGTCAGCGATTAAAAATTCCTTACAAAATTTGGTGATATTGCAGCTTCATCTCACAGTTCATTTCATCGTCATCCTCGCAGAGGATCCAGCGTCCTGGCTTTTTAAGTCACTGGATCCTCTACGAGGATGACGACTCTCCGTTTAACTAGATCGCCCTATTTATGGCGCTTTTGAAACGACGACCATCGCCGGGCGCAATAAACGACCATGCAAGGTGTAACCTTTTTGGAACACATTGATAACGGTATTTGGCTCTACATCTGGATTGGGAACGGCAGAAACGGCCTGATGTAAATTTGGATCAAAAGGTTCACCGTGTGGATTCACAACGATCACCTGGTGACGCGCAAGCGCATCGATAAAGGATTTGTGAGTCAGCTGGATACCTTCTGCAATTGCGGTGAAAGCTTCATTGCTTGCGTCAATAGTGGAGAGTGCGCGCTCAAGGTTATCTACCACCGGCAATAAATCATTAACGATTTTGTCCTGGCCGAATTTGTGCGCTTTTTCGATATCTTGCTCTGCGCGGCGGCGTGCGTTTTGCGCCTCTGCCTGTGAGCGTAAGGATTGTTCTTTTGCAGATTCGTAAGCGGCAGCCAAAGTTGCTAACTGGGCCTGCAGGCCTTCAATGCTGACTTCTGGCGCTTCGTTGGCCTCGGTATCTGCCTTGGCGTCGGCGTTTTGGATGTCTTGGTAATCTTCTGTGGACACTTGGGTTCTCCTACATATTTTCAGGCGGCTTGCTTGCCGCAAAACAAATCAGTGCTCGCTATATGGGGTTGGGATTGGCGGATTCAAGTGCGGTGAAAACTGCTTTACATCACGCATAAAAAAAGGCGACACCCTTGCGGGTATCGCCTTTTAATCTTGCCCTTGGGCTTACTTGGGCAATTCAACCTCACCTGTAACACTCAAACGCGCCGCAGCTGTTTTCGCGTACTTAGGCTGGCCGCCACCCAAATGCAGGGTGTAATCACCGGCTTGTACTTTGCGAACGCCTTTGGCATCTACAAGGGACAGTGCACGTGCATCAACCTTCAAGGTAACTGGTTTGGTTTGGCCAGCCTTGAGGTTTACACGAGCGAAGCCAGCCAATACCGGGTTGGCAGTATCATTTGGTTTGGTGATGTAGAGCTGAACTACTTCATCACCATCCACCTTGCCGGCGTTGGTCACATCAACAGTCACATCAAGCGCATCGCCCGCCTTAAGGGTTTTGGTCGACAAGCTTGGTACTGCGTAGTTAAAGCTGGTGTAGCTCAAACCGTGGCCGAATGGATAAAGCACATCGCCCTTAAAGTAACGGTAGGTACGACCATCCATTTTGTAATCGCCAAAGGCTGGCAATTGATCAGCAGACTTGTAGAAAGTTACAGGTAAGCGACCCGCCGGGCTGTAATCACCCGCCAGCAATTGAGCGACTGCAGTACCGCCTTCACTACCTGGGTACCAGGCTTCAACAATGGCTGGAACATTTTTATCAGCCCAGTTTACAGACAAGGCACTGCCGTTCATCAACACCAATACCAATGGTTTCTTGGTAGCGTGCAGGCGCTCAAGCAGTTTTTGCTGCGGCGCTGGCAAATCGAGACTGGTGCGGTCGCCGCCGGCAAAGCCATCAGCTTTCACTTTCATCTCTTCGCCTTCCACGCGGGCAGACAAACCGCCTACGAAGACAACCAAGTCAGCTTTTTTCGCTGCATCGACAGCTTCTTTACCTGCATCACCCGGTAAGCTCCATACCAGCTTTTGATCGCCAATTGGGCCAATTTGGAAGGCTTCAACTTTAACAGGGTAAATTTCACCGGCTTTCAAAGTGGTTGAGCCCGCGAGCATTGAAGGCGCATCGCCTACGCCCCACTCGTCCACCACCAATTTGTCGCCCACCCAAACGCGGTAGCCGCCTTCACTGGAGAAACGGAATTGATAATCACCGCTTGCGGGTGCTTTGATGAAACCCGTCCAACGGATAGAGGATTCACGCTCTTCGCCCTTCCACTCAAAATGCGCACCTGTATCAGTTTGGGTTAGAGTCGCAGCACCGGCGAGTTTTGCACCCGCGTAATGCTCAGCTTTTAAACCTGGGGTTTTGCAAGCGGCGTCAAGGCAGAAGGCTGAATCAGGCACGGGCGGCTCAGCTGGGCCCACCAAACCTGTACCTTCCACGTAAACGATTTTGGACTCAGGGAAGCGCGCGCGAATACCGTCCACTACAGTGACCGGATTGGATGGCTTACCGTAATAGTTGCCCACTAAAGCATCGTAACTATCAGCATTAGGGCCGATGACGGCGATGGTTTTAGGTGCTTTTTTGAGTGGCAACAGGCCATCGTTCTTCAGCAGAACCATCGCTTTTTTGGCCATATCCAAAGACACCGCGTGGTTTGCAGCTGTGTCGTAATCTGTTTTCTTAATATTGGCGAAGGGCAAGGATGGCTCAAACATACCCAATTGGATGCGGCCTACAAACAGGCGAACCAACGACTTATCAACAACGGCTTGCGGCAAGAGACCTTGCTTAACAGCATTGATAATCGGCTGAACCTCAGTAGTCATATGGTTGCGGTAGTCACCACAAATTAAATCCATACCGGCTTTAATACCTGCAGCAACACCCTCTTCCGGTGTTTTCTTGTAGTGCAAGCTATCTTCGCGGTAGATGTTGGCGGCGGCACCACAGTCAGATACTACGTAACCTTTAAAGCCCCAGGATTTACGCAGGTAGTTTTCCATCAACTCTTCGTTGGCACAGCCGGGTACGCCATTAACCGCGTTATAAACGCACATGGCCGATTGCACATTCGCTTCCGTCACAGTCGCGCGGAAAGCAGGCAAATAAGTGTCTTCCAGATCGTGCGGTGTTGGATACACGCTTTCTTTATGGCGGTTGGATTCCGGCCCGCTGTGTACCGCAAAGTGCTTGGACGTGGCGATAGTTTTAAAGAACTTGGGGTCATCGCCCTGCAAACCTTTGATGTAACCAATACCGATACGCGAGGTGAGGTACGGGTCTTCACCGTAAGTTTCCTGGCCGCGGCCCCAGCGTGGATCACGGAAAATATTGATGTTGGGCGACCAGACCGTTAGGCCACGGTAGAAATCAGAACCACCGTTGGGGTGCAAATGCTCGATGTATTTAGCGCGGAATTCAGTACTGACGACATCGCCAACTTTTTGCATCATAGGTTCGTCCCAGGATGCCGCCATACCAATGGCTTGCGGGAACACAGTCGCGAAACCCGCGCGAGCTACACCGTGCAAACCTTCGTTCCACCAGTTGTATTGGGGCACACCGAGGCGTGGAATAGCAGGTGCGGTGTGGCCGAGCTGGGCAGCTTTTTCTTCCAGCGTCATACGCGACACCAAATCAGCAGCGCGCTCTTGTGGGGTTAGCGATGGCTCAAGATATTTACAGGTTGCGCCTTTCTTCAAATCTTTACAGGCCGCTGGTGTTTCTGCGTGAACTGCCACGCTTGAGACCAGCAAACTGCCTAGCAGCGCCAGTGGCGCAAGGTTAAAACGGCGATTAAATTGCATGACTTTCTCCTTCATGAGACGCCCGATGATTTTTTGGTGGAGTTATAGCTTTCAGGATCGTACAGCTTAATTATTGTGAACGCAGATTATAGTCCATAAGACTATATCGGCGTCAGACTTTTCTCATTTTTACAGTAAATTGATAACGAATAACTATAGCTGGATTTTTAGTGACCGGGAGGCTAGCCCATTTAGCGCATTTACTGTATAAACAGCCAGATAATATTTTTGCTCTTTTCACGTTGCACGGAGCCGCGCCATGCTCACTCATCTCAGTATCCAAAATTTCACTTTAGTAGAAAAGCTCGATCTCGATATGAGGCCCGGTATGACAGTCATTACCGGTGAGACAGGTGCGGGGAAATCCATTTTACTCGACGCCCTTGGCCAGACCTTGGGTGACCGCGCAGAGGCTGATCGCGTGCGCCTGGGCGCGACCCGCGCAGACATTACCGCCAGTTTTGATACCAGCCGCATTCCCGCCGCACAAGAATGGTTAGTCGCTAACGACTTGCAACAAATCGATTCGCCCAACGAATGCTTGCTGCGCCGCCTGATTAACAATGAGGGTAAATCCAAATCCTACATTAACGGCCAACCAGCCACTTTGCAGCAATTGCGCATGCTTGGCGAAATGCTGATTGATATCCACAGCCAGCATGAGCATCAATCACTCCTGTTAAAAGAAACTCATCGTCGCCTGCTAGACGAATTCGGCGGCCAGGCCGAACTTGCCAAGCAAGTACGCCTCGCCTACCGCGAATGGCAAAGCCGTTTGGAACATTATTTACATTTGCGCGATAACGCTGCAGAAGTAAGCGCACGTTTTCAACTGCTGAGCTATCAAGTGAGCGAATTGGACCAGCTGGGCTTGCAACCCGGCGAGCTGGAAAAATTGGAAGCTGAACAGCGCAGCCTGGCAAATGCTGGCGATATTTTGCAAGGCAGCCACGAATTACTGGCGCTGTGCAACGACGACGAACTTGGCCTTAACACCAATCTGCATCGCGCGCTCCATATCCTGCGCGATATGCCGGAAAAATCTGCCTCTCTAATTGCCGCCGAAGAATTACTGATCAGCGCGCAAATTCAGGTGGAAGAGGCTTGCCACGAAATCGATCATCACATAGATACTTTTAATCTCGACCCCGAACGCTTGCAGTTGGTAGAGGAGCGCCTGAGTGCCGTTTACGATATAGCTCGCAAACACCGCATTCGCCCGGAAGAGTTGCAAGAATTTACCGCGCGCTTAAGTTTGGAACTCGACCAACTGCAAAGCGGCGATGCGAAACTGGATCAACTCGCTCAACAAGTCACTGCGGCAGAAAACGCCTTTTTGCAACTCGCCGGGCAGCTTTCCAACAAACGTCTTAAATCGGCAACGACGCTCGCGAAATTAGTTAACGAACAACTCAAAAATTTGGCGATGGAAAATGCCAAGCTCACCGTGAACTTGCATCCTTTGATTGATAAACCTTCAGCCAATGGTTTGGAAGAAGTGGAGTTTTTAATTAGCACCAACCCGGGCCAAGCGCCCAAACCGCTCGCGAAAGTTGCATCGGGTGGTGAGCTTTCGCGTATTAGCCTGGCAATACAAGTCATCACCGCACAAACCTCTGCCACACCAACTTTGGTATTTGACGAAGTGGATGTGGGAATTGGCGGCGCAACTGCCGATGTAGTCGGCAAACTTTTACGTCAGCTGGGTGAAAAAGGCCAGGTCATTTGCGTAACCCACTTGGCGCAAGTCGCCAGCAAGGGTCACCAGCATTTATTGGTCAGTAAAAAATCCACCAAAACCAGCGCAGAATCCACGCTTGTGCTTTTGGAAGGCGAAGACAAAGTTGGCGAAATCGCCCGCATGCTCGGCGGCGCTAAAGTGACAGAACAATCCCTGGCGCATGCGCGGGAAATTTTGGAAAGTCGTTAGCCGCTTCACGAAATAATAATTAAACGCGGATTTGCGTGCGCATCGGGTTTTCTTTTCAAACCATCTCTGGCATCTTAACCCTGTTTTCACACCTGCAAGGAATAGCTCGGGGTCACTCAGGCGTTTTCTTGTGCACCAAGAATAAATACCTAGATGGATTTTCAACATGGATATTAAACGCGCTCTTACCTGTATTTTCTTTTTATCTACACTCCTAAGCAGCACTACTTTCGCAACTCCAAGCGCTAGCGATTACGGCGCACTTCCCGTTACGCAAATGGTCGCAATTTCCCCCAGCGGAAATCTTATTGCATTCCGCCGTGTCAGCGACGGACGAGACATGGTGACTGTTAACTCCCTCAGTGAAAAGAAAGTTGTGTTTATGGCTGATGTGTCCAAGATCCAGCCACAAACTATCGAATTTTTTACTGATGATAAGATCAAGTTAGTGGCCTCTGATTTCACGCGCGTTAAAGGATTCCGTGGCCAGTTCGATCTGAGCACTGCCTACGTATTGGATATTAAAGACAAAAAAATTCGCCAATTGCTGATTCCAGGCGAGCTAATTCTTGCAGGCCAAACTGGACTTGGTCGTGTGGTGGGGGTAAGCCCGGATGGCCACTACGCTTATATGCCAGCTTGGTCAGACGTGGACAATCAGTTCCCAAATTCCGAGTACAGTTTATACAAAGTAGATTTGACGAAAAGAGCAGTCACCCCCGCAACGCGCGGCGGCCAACGCGTGAAAGATTTCTTTATTGACAAAGAAGGCGAAACGATTGCAATTGAAGAGTTTGACGAGCGCAATAGCTTGCACAAAATTCGCTCCAAACTTAACGGCGGAAAATGGACCGAAATTTTTACTGAAAAAACAACTATTCGTAAAAAAAATTTCGTTGGCTTAACGCCTGATTATGCATCGCTGGTATTCGTAGAAAGCGATGAAAAAACGGGTAGAGACACCTATAACTTAATGAAGCTTTCTGACGGAACTATTACCAACGCTGTGTTAAGCAGAGAAGATGCCGACATAGAAGCGGGACTCGTTGACTTGCACCGGGTTGTTCAAGGTGTACGCTTCTCTGGTTTTTCTCCCAGCTATAAATTCTTTGATGCCGCATTAGATCAACGCATGAAAGATTTAATTGCACAGTTTCCAGAACATTCTGTTTACCTAACCGATTGGTCGCCGGACTGGAAACATATTGTTATTAACGTGCAAGGTTCAAATTACGCGAGTGATTATTTCCTAGCTAGCGAAAACCAGACGCCTGTATTCCTGACCGCTGGTCTCCCACAAATTCAACAAGCAGATATTAACCCGCTCGGTAAACTTAAGGTAACAGCGCGCGATGGCTTGAAAATTCCAACACTTCTGACTATTCCGCGCAGCAAAGCCAGTGAAATCAAAAAATTGCCCGCGATTATTTATCCTCACGGTGGACCAGCTGCGCACGACGAAATTGGTTTTGATTATTTTGCACAAGCGCTCGCTAGCCAAGGTTATCTAGTTATACAACCACAATTCCGAGGTTCGTCAGGTTTCGGCGCAAAATTTAGCAACGCCGGTTTGGGTGAATGGGGCAGAAAAATGCAGGACGATATTACCGATGCCGTGAAATTTTTTGTCGATAAGGGTTATATAGACCCTGAAAAGGTGTGCATTGTTGGTTCCAGTTATGGTGGGTACGCAGCATTAGCAGGAGGAGCATTCACACCAGATTTGTATAAATGCATAGTTTCTATCAATGGCATTGGAGACCTAAACGCAATGTTAGCTCACGATAGAGACACCAATATTGAAAATAGTGAGGAGACTATTTATTGGGAGCGGCAATTAGCAAATGCCAATGGCGACATTGATAAAAAAGATTTGGAGAGTAGATCACCCGAGAAATTTGCGCAGCAATTTAAAGCCAAGACACTTTTGATCAGCTCTGCAAACGATAAAATTGTATCTCCAGAGCAATCAGAAAACATGTACAAGGCTTTAGTCAAAAACAATAAACAAGTTGAGAAAGTCGAGCTTGAAGGCGATGACCATCACTTGAGAAAAGGCCCAACGCGTACCAAAGCGGTGGAGGAAGTCGTAAAATTTGTTAATACCCAACTGAAATAGCAGCTATTCATTTGTTGGGCACAGCAAAAGGTGGTCACACATGCGACCACCTGCACTTCATATTTTTATCTACTAGTCTTTTATCTACTAACCTTGTCACTTCTGCCAGCTATTGCTCCACATAGCGAGACAATAGCGCTGAGGTTACGCAAATATGGCGTCAAGCACCCTGCTGTACAAACCCCACTGCTTTTTTCAATAGGCCTTGTTCATTGAATTCAAAGTAATCCGCCCCTTTAAATAACAGCGAGCCGTCAGGTTTATTGACAACAAAATTACACAACACATGGTTACCTGTGCGATGGAGAGTAGTGAGTTGGATTTTTACGTTGGGATAGGTTTTGACGAAGCCATCAATTTCTTTGTTGATGGCTTCCAAACCATCTGAAAGACCAAATGGGCTTTCGTGGGTCGCATCCTGTACCCAAATCTTTTGTAACTTTGTACGGCGCGCAACAGGATCTGTCGTGACCCAGGCTTCGCTATAGTTTTTTAACTGCAACTCAATTACCGCTGTCTCCAATTTGGGAGACTGGGTTTGGGCTGGGGTCTGGGCATTGGCCATAAACACGCAAGCTATCAGACCGGCAATGCATAACCGAATAACAAATTTCATCATTTACACCTCGCTTAATGAGTGGGAGATGCAAAGCTATAGCGCTATAGACGAAGAAAAGTATGTTTTGATAAAGAATGACTGTCTGGCGCGCGCGGTTCTGGTCCGCGCAGCCAAAAGGAAGATACTTATTGCGGCTTTAAAGGCTTAACGTACAACACCAAGCTATGGTCGGTTAATTCGTAACCGTGATCAGCAGCGATTCTGCGCTGCAAGGCTTCAATTTCATCATTATGGAACTCTATGACAGTTCCGCTATCTATATCGACCATGTGGTCGTGATGCTCGCCACGGGCGACTTCGAATACCGAGTGACCGCCGTCAAAGTTGTGTCTAACAACCAAACCTGCGGTTTCAAATTGCGTCAAAACTCGATAAACAGT comes from the Cellvibrio zantedeschiae genome and includes:
- the grpE gene encoding nucleotide exchange factor GrpE, giving the protein MSTEDYQDIQNADAKADTEANEAPEVSIEGLQAQLATLAAAYESAKEQSLRSQAEAQNARRRAEQDIEKAHKFGQDKIVNDLLPVVDNLERALSTIDASNEAFTAIAEGIQLTHKSFIDALARHQVIVVNPHGEPFDPNLHQAVSAVPNPDVEPNTVINVFQKGYTLHGRLLRPAMVVVSKAP
- the dnaJ gene encoding molecular chaperone DnaJ, coding for MAKRDYYEVLGVEKGVDAADLKKAYRRVAMKFHPDRNPDDPKAEEKFKEANEAYEVLSDDQKRAAYDRFGHAGVEGQAGGGGGAGYSNFSDIFGDVFGDIFGGGGGRRGGPTRGSDLRYNLELNLEEAVKGTTTQIKVPTLVSCKTCDGSGAKAGSKPVTCTTCGGHGQVRMQQGFFSVQQTCPNCRGRGTIIADPCKSCNGQGRVEETKTLQVKVPAGVDTGDRIRLSGEGEAGESGGPSGDLYVQVHVREHAIFKREGADLYCEVPIDFVDAALGGELEVPTLDGRVKLKVPAETQTGKLFKLRGKGVTPVRGGGVGDLLCRVVVETPVNLTNKQKEMLRDFQASMKGGKFSPKQSSWLDGVKKFFND
- the dnaK gene encoding molecular chaperone DnaK → MGKIIGIDLGTTNSCVSVLEGGKPKVIENAEGDRTTPSIIAFTNDDEILVGQSAKRQSVTNPHNTLYAVKRLIGRKFKDDVVQKDIKMVPYKIVAADNGDAWVEIKGDKKAPPQISAEVLKKMKKTAEDYLGESVTEAVITVPAYFNDSQRQATKDAGRIAGLDVKRIINEPTAAALAYGLDKGVGDRTIAVYDLGGGTFDISIIEIADVDGEHQFEVLSTNGDTFLGGEDFDMRLIEFLADTFKKDTGIDLHNDPLALQRLKEAAEKAKIELSSSQQTEVNLPYITADATGPKHLVVKLTRAKLESLVEDLVARSMEPVKQAIKDSGVDLKKIDDVILVGGQTRMPLVQKAVADFFGKEPRKDVNPDEAVAIGAAIQGSVLSGDTTNVLLLDVTPLTLGIETMGGVATPLIDKNTTIPTKKSQVFSTADDNQSAVTIHVVQGERKQASQNKSLGRFDLSDIPPAPRGMPQIEVTFDIDANGILNVSAKDKATGKEQSIVIKASSGLSDAEIEKMVKDAEANAEADRKFAEVVTARNTLDGLIHATEKTVKEAGDKATAEEKSAIEAALTEARDALKADDLAKIEAATTKLTEASGSLAQKLYAEQQAAGAQGGPGAQQAGGKPEDDGVVDAEFEEVKDK
- a CDS encoding glycoside hydrolase family 3 protein, which translates into the protein MQFNRRFNLAPLALLGSLLVSSVAVHAETPAACKDLKKGATCKYLEPSLTPQERAADLVSRMTLEEKAAQLGHTAPAIPRLGVPQYNWWNEGLHGVARAGFATVFPQAIGMAASWDEPMMQKVGDVVSTEFRAKYIEHLHPNGGSDFYRGLTVWSPNINIFRDPRWGRGQETYGEDPYLTSRIGIGYIKGLQGDDPKFFKTIATSKHFAVHSGPESNRHKESVYPTPHDLEDTYLPAFRATVTEANVQSAMCVYNAVNGVPGCANEELMENYLRKSWGFKGYVVSDCGAAANIYREDSLHYKKTPEEGVAAGIKAGMDLICGDYRNHMTTEVQPIINAVKQGLLPQAVVDKSLVRLFVGRIQLGMFEPSLPFANIKKTDYDTAANHAVSLDMAKKAMVLLKNDGLLPLKKAPKTIAVIGPNADSYDALVGNYYGKPSNPVTVVDGIRARFPESKIVYVEGTGLVGPAEPPVPDSAFCLDAACKTPGLKAEHYAGAKLAGAATLTQTDTGAHFEWKGEERESSIRWTGFIKAPASGDYQFRFSSEGGYRVWVGDKLVVDEWGVGDAPSMLAGSTTLKAGEIYPVKVEAFQIGPIGDQKLVWSLPGDAGKEAVDAAKKADLVVFVGGLSARVEGEEMKVKADGFAGGDRTSLDLPAPQQKLLERLHATKKPLVLVLMNGSALSVNWADKNVPAIVEAWYPGSEGGTAVAQLLAGDYSPAGRLPVTFYKSADQLPAFGDYKMDGRTYRYFKGDVLYPFGHGLSYTSFNYAVPSLSTKTLKAGDALDVTVDVTNAGKVDGDEVVQLYITKPNDTANPVLAGFARVNLKAGQTKPVTLKVDARALSLVDAKGVRKVQAGDYTLHLGGGQPKYAKTAAARLSVTGEVELPK